A region from the Variovorax sp. RKNM96 genome encodes:
- a CDS encoding lipoprotein has protein sequence MVCIAAAAAGLAACGQRGALYLPNDPAAAQRATLPQLITPGDSSASSNQAAPKPAAASSAPAAATTGSGAPK, from the coding sequence ATGGTTTGCATCGCCGCTGCGGCAGCCGGACTCGCTGCCTGCGGCCAGCGCGGTGCGTTGTACCTGCCGAACGATCCGGCAGCCGCTCAGCGGGCCACCCTGCCGCAATTGATCACCCCCGGCGACTCCAGCGCCTCCTCCAACCAAGCCGCACCCAAGCCCGCCGCCGCCAGCAGCGCGCCGGCCGCAGCCACCACCGGCAGCGGAGCGCCCAAGTGA
- the cyaY gene encoding iron donor protein CyaY, whose amino-acid sequence MTDTEYMDRAESALAAIEQGCDRINDATDADIDNQRVGGMITMSFQNGSQLIVNLQKPLQEIWLAARSGGYHYRHDGQAWVDTKTGEEFFGNLSREATLQAGQPLEFAAA is encoded by the coding sequence ATGACCGACACCGAGTACATGGACCGCGCCGAATCAGCGCTCGCTGCGATCGAGCAAGGCTGCGATCGCATCAACGACGCGACCGACGCCGACATCGACAACCAGCGGGTGGGCGGGATGATCACGATGTCCTTCCAGAACGGGAGCCAGTTGATCGTGAACCTGCAGAAGCCGCTGCAGGAAATCTGGTTGGCCGCGCGCTCTGGCGGCTACCACTACCGGCACGATGGCCAAGCCTGGGTCGATACGAAGACAGGCGAGGAGTTCTTCGGCAACCTCTCGCGCGAAGCTACGCTGCAGGCAGGCCAGCCGCTGGAGTTCGCGGCCGCCTGA